The proteins below come from a single Chryseobacterium bernardetii genomic window:
- a CDS encoding ion transporter — protein sequence MEREHNLVPEDNLWKRYLYRIIYRSDTRLGKLFDITLLSLILVSTAIIMMESVPKLDKRFHYTFLVLEWVISIFFTAEYSMRIAVVKNKKHYIFSFFGIIDFLALVPFYLSFFFPITKYFLIFRMLRMLRIFRIFNLLDFMNDGYLIVRALKNSSRKIYIFLLFLIIFSVIVGSLMFMVEGGRQGFETIPQSIYWAVVTVTTVGYGDVSPITPMGKFFAVVLMLAGYSIIAVPTGIVTAEMRNKRQNLEKVCDRCGNEDIDDDARYCKQCGKKLA from the coding sequence ATGGAAAGAGAACACAACCTTGTTCCTGAGGACAATTTATGGAAAAGATATCTTTACCGAATTATTTACCGCTCCGATACCAGGCTCGGAAAACTGTTCGATATCACTTTACTCTCTTTAATTCTTGTGAGTACAGCCATTATAATGATGGAAAGTGTACCTAAGCTTGACAAAAGGTTTCATTACACATTCCTGGTTCTTGAATGGGTTATTTCTATTTTCTTTACAGCGGAATATTCTATGCGGATTGCTGTAGTAAAAAATAAAAAGCATTATATCTTCAGCTTCTTCGGGATCATAGATTTTCTGGCACTGGTTCCGTTTTATCTTAGTTTTTTCTTTCCGATAACCAAATATTTTCTGATCTTCAGAATGCTCAGAATGTTGCGAATCTTCAGGATCTTTAATTTACTGGATTTTATGAATGATGGCTATCTTATTGTAAGGGCCTTAAAAAACAGCTCCAGAAAGATTTATATATTCCTTTTATTCCTGATCATATTCTCAGTGATTGTAGGTTCTCTTATGTTCATGGTGGAAGGTGGACGGCAGGGTTTTGAAACCATTCCGCAATCTATTTACTGGGCTGTAGTAACGGTAACTACCGTGGGCTATGGTGATGTATCCCCTATTACCCCGATGGGAAAATTTTTTGCTGTTGTACTGATGCTTGCCGGTTACTCCATTATTGCCGTTCCTACAGGAATTGTAACGGCTGAAATGAGAAACAAAAGGCAAAATCTGGAAAAGGTATGTGACCGTTGTGGTAATGAAGATATTGATGATGATGCAAGGTACTGCAAACAGTGTGGCAAGAAATTAGC
- a CDS encoding zinc ribbon domain-containing protein yields MAKTNDISVEEKLRALYDLQIIDSRLDEIRNTRGELPIEVEDLEIEIEGLEKRAEKFHADIKDQEDQIKTKHEVINHAKTLIEKYKSQQDNVRNNKEFEALGKEMEFQDLEIQLAEKRIKEFGAKIAHKNETLSELNAKINDLKNHLKFKKEELEGLISETQKEEEYLLEQSKEFAGKIDERLLASYNRIRTNSINGLAVVGLERGAPKGSFFTIPPQKQMEIAQRKKIIIDEHSGKILVDDELVMEENEKMKSVIKF; encoded by the coding sequence ATGGCAAAAACCAACGATATTTCAGTTGAAGAAAAATTAAGAGCTTTATACGATTTACAGATCATTGATTCAAGATTGGATGAAATCCGAAATACTAGAGGAGAATTGCCAATTGAAGTTGAAGATCTTGAAATTGAAATTGAAGGTCTTGAAAAGAGAGCTGAAAAATTTCATGCAGACATCAAAGATCAGGAAGATCAGATCAAAACAAAGCATGAAGTGATTAACCATGCAAAAACTTTAATTGAGAAATACAAATCTCAGCAGGATAATGTAAGAAACAATAAAGAGTTTGAAGCATTAGGAAAAGAAATGGAATTCCAGGATCTGGAAATTCAGCTTGCTGAAAAAAGAATTAAAGAATTCGGAGCTAAAATTGCTCACAAAAACGAAACTTTAAGCGAGTTGAATGCAAAGATCAACGATTTGAAAAACCACCTGAAATTCAAGAAAGAAGAGTTAGAAGGTCTTATTTCTGAAACTCAAAAAGAAGAAGAATACTTATTAGAGCAGTCTAAAGAATTCGCAGGTAAGATTGATGAAAGATTATTAGCTTCTTATAACAGAATCAGAACAAACTCAATCAATGGTCTTGCTGTAGTAGGATTAGAGAGAGGAGCTCCAAAAGGATCTTTCTTCACTATTCCACCACAAAAGCAAATGGAAATTGCCCAGAGAAAGAAAATCATTATTGATGAGCATTCCGGGAAAATTCTTGTTGACGATGAGTTGGTAATGGAAGAAAACGAAAAAATGAAATCTGTAATTAAATTCTAA
- a CDS encoding Nif3-like dinuclear metal center hexameric protein has translation MKLRTVISKIEEEISIRQAEDFDNVGLLCGVPDRDVSGILVCHDALENVVDEAIKKNCNLIVCFHPIIFSGLKSLTGKNYVERAVLKAIENKIAIYAIHTAFDNDFFGVNHGICRQLGLKNMKILQPKENNLKQLTVFVPKDYSEKVKEAMFSAGAGSIGFYDECSFTVNGKGTFRPVEGSNPFSGQQNIRENADEDMISVIFEGFKQGQIVSAMKTAHPYEEVAHQIYSLDNKNHHVGLGMYGELEEEMDEKDFLRFVKEKFGLEVIKHSAFNNKKIKRVGVLGGSGASGIRSAVSKKCDAYLTGDLKYHDYFLAESKMLICDIGHYESEQFVTQQLFEILSQKFSTFAISKSIEKTNPVNYFI, from the coding sequence ATGAAGCTAAGAACTGTAATTTCAAAGATAGAAGAGGAAATAAGTATCAGACAGGCAGAAGATTTTGATAACGTTGGGCTTTTGTGTGGAGTTCCCGATCGTGATGTGTCCGGAATTCTCGTTTGCCATGATGCATTGGAAAATGTGGTGGATGAAGCTATAAAGAAAAACTGCAACCTGATCGTATGTTTTCATCCTATTATTTTTTCGGGGCTGAAATCTTTAACCGGGAAAAATTATGTAGAAAGAGCTGTTTTAAAAGCTATTGAAAATAAAATTGCCATTTATGCCATTCATACGGCTTTTGATAATGATTTCTTTGGAGTAAATCATGGTATTTGCCGTCAGCTGGGATTAAAGAATATGAAAATTCTTCAGCCTAAAGAAAATAACCTCAAGCAACTGACTGTTTTTGTCCCTAAAGATTATTCGGAAAAGGTAAAAGAAGCAATGTTCTCTGCCGGAGCCGGAAGTATAGGATTTTATGACGAATGCAGTTTTACTGTTAACGGAAAGGGTACATTCAGACCTGTTGAAGGTTCAAATCCGTTTTCCGGACAACAGAACATCAGGGAAAATGCCGATGAGGATATGATTTCCGTTATTTTTGAAGGATTTAAACAGGGCCAGATCGTAAGCGCAATGAAAACGGCACATCCATATGAAGAAGTTGCTCATCAGATATACAGTCTCGATAATAAAAATCATCATGTTGGTTTGGGAATGTATGGTGAACTGGAAGAAGAAATGGATGAAAAAGATTTCTTAAGATTTGTAAAAGAGAAATTCGGTCTAGAAGTCATTAAACATTCCGCTTTTAATAACAAAAAAATTAAAAGAGTAGGGGTACTGGGTGGTTCCGGAGCCAGTGGAATACGTTCTGCAGTTTCCAAAAAATGTGATGCTTACCTTACCGGAGATCTGAAATACCATGACTATTTTTTAGCCGAGTCCAAAATGCTGATCTGTGATATAGGGCATTATGAATCAGAACAATTTGTAACTCAACAATTATTTGAAATTTTATCACAAAAATTTAGTACATTTGCAATTTCAAAATCTATTGAAAAAACAAACCCAGTAAATTATTTCATTTAA